In Brassica napus cultivar Da-Ae chromosome A2 unlocalized genomic scaffold, Da-Ae chrA02_Random_13, whole genome shotgun sequence, a single window of DNA contains:
- the LOC125593957 gene encoding uncharacterized protein LOC125593957 — translation MPGSHGEITVVEQNRVDNDNKKTRKKKEEDDSENGNQLVKPLISKPRKQFTDRFRRNTNHVMGRVKEDAFLDETSQKRGGGGGGRGSPSSSARDMLRVMLENNDYFSDECNPHR, via the coding sequence ATGCCTGGAAGCCACGGGGAGATTACGGTGGTTGAACAGAACAGAGTCGATAACGACAACAAgaagacaaggaagaagaaggaagaggatGATTCTGAGAACGGGAACCAATTAGTAAAGCCCTTGATTTCAAAACCCAGGAAGCAATTTACAGACAGGTTCAGAAGAAACACAAATCACGTTATGGGTCGTGTAAAGGAGGATGCTTTTCTGGATGAGACCTCTCagaagagaggaggaggaggaggaggaagaggttCTCCTTCATCTTCAGCTCGTGATATGCTGAGAGTTATGTTGGAGAACAATGATTACTTCTCTGACGAGTGCAATCCACATCGATGA